In Bdellovibrio sp. GT3, one genomic interval encodes:
- a CDS encoding polysaccharide deacetylase family protein: MKHVCVRSVMVLGMTALTACGGGISEQILETITVNKNSTSLAEWDASPANPEHLFKSWRSENTDIKSQEKFSAQLCAKLKDLDGLSLTIFENEIREDINQALVKSCRKDLMAQLERHYTAERATLKVRVNALTTDPSGNSFQFPVNTQYRDVSKGYFARAGDVAPKEIVITFDDGPNDVYTRSVLRTLKEVNAKAHFFQLGKNVRQNPEVVKIAAADGHAMGSHSVTHSCLATTANCERMMYKTLSFTEAVAEIKGGHQAVFDTLGYVEPFFRFPYGEVDPELRNYLNANSVAEFNWNIDSEDWKAQTNEQLLKFTLETIEKKGRGILLMHDIHRRTAEVLPQLLAELYNRGYSIVLLQPTDAAARFNSKLVKKPVP, from the coding sequence ATGAAGCATGTATGCGTAAGATCTGTGATGGTACTGGGTATGACTGCATTGACCGCCTGTGGCGGCGGAATCAGTGAACAGATTCTAGAAACCATCACTGTGAATAAAAATTCCACCTCATTGGCAGAGTGGGATGCCTCTCCGGCAAATCCGGAGCATCTTTTTAAAAGCTGGCGAAGTGAGAACACGGACATCAAGTCCCAGGAAAAGTTTTCTGCACAGCTGTGCGCAAAGCTAAAGGATCTGGATGGCTTGTCCTTAACAATATTTGAAAATGAAATTCGCGAGGACATCAATCAGGCCCTGGTGAAGTCCTGTCGCAAAGATCTGATGGCACAACTTGAAAGGCATTACACTGCAGAGCGCGCGACTTTGAAGGTTCGAGTGAATGCCCTTACGACAGATCCTTCAGGCAATAGTTTTCAGTTTCCGGTAAATACCCAATATCGGGATGTTTCGAAGGGATACTTTGCCCGCGCCGGAGACGTTGCACCCAAAGAAATCGTCATTACTTTCGATGACGGTCCGAATGATGTTTACACTCGATCAGTGCTTAGAACGTTGAAAGAGGTCAACGCCAAGGCGCACTTTTTCCAGCTGGGAAAAAACGTTCGCCAGAATCCTGAAGTTGTTAAAATAGCGGCAGCAGACGGGCATGCGATGGGCAGCCACTCGGTGACTCACTCCTGTCTGGCGACTACGGCTAATTGTGAGCGCATGATGTATAAAACGCTGTCGTTCACAGAGGCTGTTGCTGAAATCAAGGGCGGGCATCAGGCGGTTTTCGATACCTTGGGTTATGTTGAGCCATTTTTCCGCTTTCCTTATGGGGAGGTCGATCCCGAGCTTCGCAATTATTTGAATGCGAACTCTGTGGCTGAATTTAACTGGAATATCGATAGCGAGGATTGGAAGGCGCAAACCAACGAACAGCTATTGAAATTCACATTGGAAACTATTGAAAAAAAGGGACGGGGTATTTTGCTTATGCACGATATACACCGTCGTACCGCAGAGGTTTTGCCACAGTTACTGGCTGAGCTTTACAACCGTGGGTACAGTATTGTATTACTCCAGCCCACGGACGCGGCCGCAAGATTCAATAGTAAACTGGTGAAAAAGCCCGTCCCATAA